The Manihot esculenta cultivar AM560-2 chromosome 1, M.esculenta_v8, whole genome shotgun sequence genome has a window encoding:
- the LOC110608580 gene encoding serine/threonine-protein kinase PBL34 isoform X1 → MGLGSEDGEVKASLDVCQSKGRKKKKKDGGVGCSGEDDVVEEAETGCWFKFRFIGSCISSRSKIDSSVSGTSGESKSTNDTSRDQPAAPAISSTTTSNTESNSSTSKLEEELKIASRLRKFAFNDLKLATRNFRPESLLGEGGFGCVFKGWIEENGTAPVKPGTGLTVAVKTLNHDGLQGHKEWLAEVNFLGDLVHPNLVKLIGYCIEDDQRLLVYEFMPRGSLENHLFRRSLPLPWSIRMKIALGAAKGLAFLHEEAERPVIYRDFKTSNILLDAVHNETLAKLNFLFYMGCTCNNLLFQDYNSKLSDFGLAKDGPEGDKTHVSTRVMGTYGYAAPEYVMTGHLTSRSDVYSFGVVLLEMISGRRSMDKNRPIGEHNLVEWARPHLGERRRFYRLIDPRLEGHFSIKGAQKAAQLAAHCLSRDPKARPLMSEVVEALKPLPNLKDMASSSYYFQTMQADRIASSPNAKNSSRIQGGLLRNGQQQRSLSIPNGSHPSPYHHQYPHQSPKPIGKP, encoded by the exons ATGGGATTAGGCAGTGAAGATGGAGAAGTGAAGGCCTCTCTGGATGTGTGCCAATCAAagggaaggaagaagaagaagaaagacggTGGTGTTGGTTGCAGTGGTGAGGATGATGTTGTGGAGGAGGCAGAGACTGGGTGTTGGTTCAAGTTCAGGTTCATAGGGAGCTGCATTTCTTCAAGATCCAAAATTGATAGCTCTGTTAGTGGAACCAGTGGCG AAAGTAAATCAACTAATGATACAAGCAGAGACCAACCAGCAGCTCCTGCAATTTCATCTACAACCACAAGTAATACAGAAAGTAATTCGTCCACCTCTAAACTTGAAGAGGAACTTAAAATTGCTTCTCGACTGCGAAAGTTCGCATTTAATGATCTTAAGTTGGCAACAAGAAATTTTAGACCTGAGAGTCTTCTTGGTGAAGGTGGTTTTGGCTGCGTGTTCAAGGGGTGGATTGAAGAAAATGGAACTGCTCCGGTGAAACCTGGTACAGGACTTACTGTTGCTGTTAAAACCCTTAATCATGATGGGCTTCAGGGTCACAAAGAGTGGTTG GCTGAAGTGAACTTTCTTGGTGATCTAGTTCATCCTAACTTGGTTAAATTGATCGGTTATTGCATTGAAGATGATCAGAGGCTGCTAGTGTATGAGTTTATGCCTCGAGGCAGCTTGGAGAACCACCTATTTAGAA GATCTCTTCCTCTTCCATGGTCCATAAGGATGAAAATTGCCTTAGGTGCTGCCAAGGGTCTTGCCTTTCTTCATGAAGAAGCTGAAAGGCCAGTAATATATCGTGATTTTAAAACCTCCAATATCCTACTAGATGCGGTACATAATGAAACTTTGGCAAAGTTGAATTTCTTGTTTTATATGGGGTGCACTTGTAATAACTTGCTATTCCAGGATTATAATTCCAAGCTTTCTGATTTTGGACTTGCTAAAGATGGTCCTGAGGGTGATAAGACCCATGTATCAACCCGTGTGATGGGAACATATGGTTATGCTGCCCCAGAATATGTGATGACTG GGCATCTCACATCAAGGAGTGATGTTTATAGTTTTGGTGTAGTTTTACTTGAGATGATATCTGGCAGAAGATCCATGGATAAGAACCGACCTATTGGAGAACATAACCTTGTGGAATGGGCTCGGCCACATCTAGGAGAGAGAAGAAGATTCTACAGATTGATAGACCCTCGGCTTGAGGGCCACTTTTCCATAAAAGGTGCCCAGAAGGCAGCACAACTGGCTGCCCACTGCCTTAGCCGGGATCCAAAAGCCAGGCCTCTGATGAGCGAAGTTGTGGAGGCACTCAAGCCTCTGCCAAATCTCAAGGACATGGCAAGCTCATCATATTATTTCCAGACCATGCAAGCTGATCGAATTGCATCCAGCCCAAATGCCAAAAATAGCAGCAGAATACAAGGAGGATTATTGAGGAACGGACAGCAACAGAGGAGTCTTTCAATACCAAATGGTTCGCATCCATCTCCTTACCATCATCAGTATCCCCATCAATCGCCAAAACCAATTGGAAAACCATAG
- the LOC110608580 gene encoding serine/threonine-protein kinase PBL34 isoform X2, with translation MGLGSEDGEVKASLDVCQSKGRKKKKKDGGVGCSGEDDVVEEAETGCWFKFRFIGSCISSRSKIDSSVSGTSGESKSTNDTSRDQPAAPAISSTTTSNTESNSSTSKLEEELKIASRLRKFAFNDLKLATRNFRPESLLGEGGFGCVFKGWIEENGTAPVKPGTGLTVAVKTLNHDGLQGHKEWLAEVNFLGDLVHPNLVKLIGYCIEDDQRLLVYEFMPRGSLENHLFRRSLPLPWSIRMKIALGAAKGLAFLHEEAERPVIYRDFKTSNILLDADYNSKLSDFGLAKDGPEGDKTHVSTRVMGTYGYAAPEYVMTGHLTSRSDVYSFGVVLLEMISGRRSMDKNRPIGEHNLVEWARPHLGERRRFYRLIDPRLEGHFSIKGAQKAAQLAAHCLSRDPKARPLMSEVVEALKPLPNLKDMASSSYYFQTMQADRIASSPNAKNSSRIQGGLLRNGQQQRSLSIPNGSHPSPYHHQYPHQSPKPIGKP, from the exons ATGGGATTAGGCAGTGAAGATGGAGAAGTGAAGGCCTCTCTGGATGTGTGCCAATCAAagggaaggaagaagaagaagaaagacggTGGTGTTGGTTGCAGTGGTGAGGATGATGTTGTGGAGGAGGCAGAGACTGGGTGTTGGTTCAAGTTCAGGTTCATAGGGAGCTGCATTTCTTCAAGATCCAAAATTGATAGCTCTGTTAGTGGAACCAGTGGCG AAAGTAAATCAACTAATGATACAAGCAGAGACCAACCAGCAGCTCCTGCAATTTCATCTACAACCACAAGTAATACAGAAAGTAATTCGTCCACCTCTAAACTTGAAGAGGAACTTAAAATTGCTTCTCGACTGCGAAAGTTCGCATTTAATGATCTTAAGTTGGCAACAAGAAATTTTAGACCTGAGAGTCTTCTTGGTGAAGGTGGTTTTGGCTGCGTGTTCAAGGGGTGGATTGAAGAAAATGGAACTGCTCCGGTGAAACCTGGTACAGGACTTACTGTTGCTGTTAAAACCCTTAATCATGATGGGCTTCAGGGTCACAAAGAGTGGTTG GCTGAAGTGAACTTTCTTGGTGATCTAGTTCATCCTAACTTGGTTAAATTGATCGGTTATTGCATTGAAGATGATCAGAGGCTGCTAGTGTATGAGTTTATGCCTCGAGGCAGCTTGGAGAACCACCTATTTAGAA GATCTCTTCCTCTTCCATGGTCCATAAGGATGAAAATTGCCTTAGGTGCTGCCAAGGGTCTTGCCTTTCTTCATGAAGAAGCTGAAAGGCCAGTAATATATCGTGATTTTAAAACCTCCAATATCCTACTAGATGCG GATTATAATTCCAAGCTTTCTGATTTTGGACTTGCTAAAGATGGTCCTGAGGGTGATAAGACCCATGTATCAACCCGTGTGATGGGAACATATGGTTATGCTGCCCCAGAATATGTGATGACTG GGCATCTCACATCAAGGAGTGATGTTTATAGTTTTGGTGTAGTTTTACTTGAGATGATATCTGGCAGAAGATCCATGGATAAGAACCGACCTATTGGAGAACATAACCTTGTGGAATGGGCTCGGCCACATCTAGGAGAGAGAAGAAGATTCTACAGATTGATAGACCCTCGGCTTGAGGGCCACTTTTCCATAAAAGGTGCCCAGAAGGCAGCACAACTGGCTGCCCACTGCCTTAGCCGGGATCCAAAAGCCAGGCCTCTGATGAGCGAAGTTGTGGAGGCACTCAAGCCTCTGCCAAATCTCAAGGACATGGCAAGCTCATCATATTATTTCCAGACCATGCAAGCTGATCGAATTGCATCCAGCCCAAATGCCAAAAATAGCAGCAGAATACAAGGAGGATTATTGAGGAACGGACAGCAACAGAGGAGTCTTTCAATACCAAATGGTTCGCATCCATCTCCTTACCATCATCAGTATCCCCATCAATCGCCAAAACCAATTGGAAAACCATAG
- the LOC110608580 gene encoding serine/threonine-protein kinase PBL34 isoform X3, protein MGLGSEDGEVKASLDVCQSKGRKKKKKDGGVGCSGEDDVVEEAETGCWFKFRFIGSCISSRSKIDSSVSGTSGESKSTNDTSRDQPAAPAISSTTTSNTESNSSTSKLEEELKIASRLRKFAFNDLKLATRNFRPESLLGEGGFGCVFKGWIEENGTAPVKPGTGLTVAVKTLNHDGLQGHKEWLAEVNFLGDLVHPNLVKLIGYCIEDDQRLLVYEFMPRGSLENHLFRRSLPLPWSIRMKIALGAAKGLAFLHEEAERPVIYRDFKTSNILLDADYNSKLSDFGLAKDGPEGDKTHVSTRVMGTYGYAAPEYVMTVLLEMISGRRSMDKNRPIGEHNLVEWARPHLGERRRFYRLIDPRLEGHFSIKGAQKAAQLAAHCLSRDPKARPLMSEVVEALKPLPNLKDMASSSYYFQTMQADRIASSPNAKNSSRIQGGLLRNGQQQRSLSIPNGSHPSPYHHQYPHQSPKPIGKP, encoded by the exons ATGGGATTAGGCAGTGAAGATGGAGAAGTGAAGGCCTCTCTGGATGTGTGCCAATCAAagggaaggaagaagaagaagaaagacggTGGTGTTGGTTGCAGTGGTGAGGATGATGTTGTGGAGGAGGCAGAGACTGGGTGTTGGTTCAAGTTCAGGTTCATAGGGAGCTGCATTTCTTCAAGATCCAAAATTGATAGCTCTGTTAGTGGAACCAGTGGCG AAAGTAAATCAACTAATGATACAAGCAGAGACCAACCAGCAGCTCCTGCAATTTCATCTACAACCACAAGTAATACAGAAAGTAATTCGTCCACCTCTAAACTTGAAGAGGAACTTAAAATTGCTTCTCGACTGCGAAAGTTCGCATTTAATGATCTTAAGTTGGCAACAAGAAATTTTAGACCTGAGAGTCTTCTTGGTGAAGGTGGTTTTGGCTGCGTGTTCAAGGGGTGGATTGAAGAAAATGGAACTGCTCCGGTGAAACCTGGTACAGGACTTACTGTTGCTGTTAAAACCCTTAATCATGATGGGCTTCAGGGTCACAAAGAGTGGTTG GCTGAAGTGAACTTTCTTGGTGATCTAGTTCATCCTAACTTGGTTAAATTGATCGGTTATTGCATTGAAGATGATCAGAGGCTGCTAGTGTATGAGTTTATGCCTCGAGGCAGCTTGGAGAACCACCTATTTAGAA GATCTCTTCCTCTTCCATGGTCCATAAGGATGAAAATTGCCTTAGGTGCTGCCAAGGGTCTTGCCTTTCTTCATGAAGAAGCTGAAAGGCCAGTAATATATCGTGATTTTAAAACCTCCAATATCCTACTAGATGCG GATTATAATTCCAAGCTTTCTGATTTTGGACTTGCTAAAGATGGTCCTGAGGGTGATAAGACCCATGTATCAACCCGTGTGATGGGAACATATGGTTATGCTGCCCCAGAATATGTGATGACTG TTTTACTTGAGATGATATCTGGCAGAAGATCCATGGATAAGAACCGACCTATTGGAGAACATAACCTTGTGGAATGGGCTCGGCCACATCTAGGAGAGAGAAGAAGATTCTACAGATTGATAGACCCTCGGCTTGAGGGCCACTTTTCCATAAAAGGTGCCCAGAAGGCAGCACAACTGGCTGCCCACTGCCTTAGCCGGGATCCAAAAGCCAGGCCTCTGATGAGCGAAGTTGTGGAGGCACTCAAGCCTCTGCCAAATCTCAAGGACATGGCAAGCTCATCATATTATTTCCAGACCATGCAAGCTGATCGAATTGCATCCAGCCCAAATGCCAAAAATAGCAGCAGAATACAAGGAGGATTATTGAGGAACGGACAGCAACAGAGGAGTCTTTCAATACCAAATGGTTCGCATCCATCTCCTTACCATCATCAGTATCCCCATCAATCGCCAAAACCAATTGGAAAACCATAG